A portion of the Cryptomeria japonica chromosome 5, Sugi_1.0, whole genome shotgun sequence genome contains these proteins:
- the LOC131055921 gene encoding arogenate dehydrogenase 2, chloroplastic: MAASVKISTVSFHSSQLCSGFRQPLMPTKIGYPKSVVLVSQKKKQNEKQSRFPSPLKVIALDAAQPFDYESKISNEIEKYSKLKIGIVGFGNFGQFLAKTIVRQGHTVLAHSRSDHSKVARKMGVSFYLDQDDFCEEHPEVILLCTSIISTESVLRSFPFQRLKRNTLFADVLSVKEFPRNLFLQVLPSEFDILCTHPMFGPESGKAGWSGLPLVYDKIKIGEGLRAERCERFLNIFAKEGCRMVEMSCAEHDRHAAETQFITHTVGRMLAKLNLESTPINTKGYESLLRIVENTCGDSFDLYYGLFMYNVNSTEQLERLEMAFDALKKQLVGRLHKILRTQLFDGVARGEVSEQNSTLADLKNSSPSDTAIPLRTK; the protein is encoded by the coding sequence ATGGCTGCTTCAGTCAAAATTTCCACTGTTTCCTTTCATTCCTCTCAACTTTGTTCTGGTTTCAGACAGCCTTTAATGCCAACAAAAATAGGATATCCAAAGTCAGTAGTTTTGGTTTctcagaagaagaaacaaaatgaaaaacagAGTCGCTTTCCAAGCCCTTTGAAAGTTATAGCTTTGGATGCTGCACAGCCATTTGATTATGAATCCAAGATAAGTAATGAAATTGAGAAGTATAGCAAGCTAAAGATTGGCATAGTGGGGTTTGGCAATTTTGGTCAGTTTCTTGCAAAGACCATTGTCCGGCAAGGTCATACAGTATTGGCTCATTCTCGATCTGATCATAGCAAGGTTGCACGCAAGATGGGGGTTTCTTTTTACTTGGATCAAGATGATTTTTGTGAAGAACATCCTGAGGTTATATTGCTATGTACATCAATCATATCAACAGAATCTGTGTTGAGATCATTTCCATTTCAAAGATTGAAAAGAAATACATTATTTGCAGATGTCCTTTCAGTCAAAGAGTTTCCACGCAATCTCTTTTTACAGGTGCTTCCCTCAGAATTTGATATATTGTGCACTCATCCTATGTTTGGTCCTGAGAGTGGGAAAGCTGGGTGGAGTGGTCTTCCTTTGGTCTATGATAAGATTAAGATTGGAGAAGGGTTGAGAGCTGAGCGTTGTGAACGGTTTTTGAATATATTTGCAAAAGAAGGCTGTAGAATGGTTGAGATGTCCTGTGCAGAACATGATCGCCATGCGGCTGAAACACAATTCATTACACACACTGTTGGGAGGATGTTAGCAAAATTGAATTTGGAATCCACCCCAATCAATACTAAAGGATATGAGTCACTACTTCGTATTGTTGAGAACACTTGTGGAGACAGCTTTGATCTTTATTATGGTTTGTTTATGTACAATGTTAATTCAACAGAGCAGTTGGAGAGATTAGAAATGGCTTTTGATGCTCTAAAGAAACAGCTTGTAGGCCGGTTGCACAAGATTTTAAGAACACAGCTATTCGATGGGGTTGCCAGGGGAGAAGTGTCTGAGCAAAATTCAACTCTTGCAGATCTGAAAAACTCTAGCCCTTCAGACACTGCAATTCCATTAAGAACAAAATAA